From Amycolatopsis sp. cg9, one genomic window encodes:
- a CDS encoding RICIN domain-containing protein, translating to MTWFHLGSAAPARRWVSASVLAMTAWASIGLAVSSPAAALPNPDCTEIPGPVEDLCSVTLNKTDQQIGVTRNFCGPDDAGGPCPNADPDRDFKVLGRGERTPANEDWDAFFVPPGCVFSGNIDIRLTNIDRDFTIPGGPDGFWVRVPRTAIYEIEQTACAHLTDHVVRLRNQNSGLCLLARNTPGENAVVQYPCGAYADQRWQMPGNGVDLVQLRNLESQKCVATRGTGESPGIATTCASRWVDQIWRREPDPSTGNYRLRNLNSGLCLVVRGTAAETRALQSTCGTWPDQLWTMLV from the coding sequence ATGACCTGGTTCCACCTCGGATCCGCGGCACCCGCGCGCCGCTGGGTCTCCGCTTCCGTGCTGGCGATGACGGCTTGGGCGTCCATCGGCCTGGCGGTCTCGTCCCCGGCCGCGGCCCTGCCCAATCCCGACTGCACGGAAATCCCGGGTCCCGTCGAAGACCTGTGCAGCGTGACCTTGAACAAGACCGATCAGCAGATCGGCGTCACGAGGAACTTCTGCGGGCCGGACGACGCCGGCGGGCCCTGCCCGAACGCGGACCCGGACCGGGACTTCAAAGTACTCGGCCGCGGTGAACGGACGCCCGCCAACGAGGACTGGGACGCGTTCTTCGTGCCGCCGGGGTGCGTCTTCAGCGGCAACATCGACATCCGGCTGACGAACATCGACCGTGATTTCACGATCCCCGGCGGACCGGACGGTTTCTGGGTGCGGGTCCCGCGCACCGCGATCTACGAGATCGAGCAGACGGCCTGCGCCCACCTCACCGACCACGTCGTCCGCCTCCGCAACCAGAACTCGGGACTCTGCCTGCTCGCCCGCAACACACCGGGGGAGAACGCGGTCGTCCAGTACCCGTGCGGCGCGTACGCGGACCAGCGCTGGCAGATGCCGGGCAACGGCGTGGACCTCGTCCAGCTCCGCAACCTCGAGTCGCAGAAATGCGTGGCCACGCGCGGCACCGGCGAGTCACCCGGAATCGCGACCACCTGCGCTTCCCGGTGGGTGGACCAGATCTGGCGGCGCGAACCCGACCCCTCGACGGGGAACTACCGCCTCCGCAACCTCAACTCGGGCCTGTGCCTGGTCGTCCGGGGAACCGCGGCCGAAACCCGTGCACTCCAGTCGACCTGCGGCACTTGGCCCGACCAGTTGTGGACCATGCTGGTCTGA